The following coding sequences are from one Schizosaccharomyces osmophilus chromosome 1, complete sequence window:
- the pph3 gene encoding serine/threonine protein phosphatase PP4 catalytic subunit Pph3: MSNTDLDWQLQELENGRVIPEANVVELCKRVRDILIEESNLQHISSPVTICGDIHGQLHDMLELFRIGGSCPETKYVFLGDFVDRGFYSVETFLLLLTLKCKYPDSITLIRGNHESRQITQVYGFYDECVRKYSSANVWRYCCEVFDYLSLGAVIDDKVLCVHGGLSPSITSLDQIRLIDRKQEVPHEGAMCDLLWSDPEDISGWGLSPRGAGFLFGSDVAEAFNHGNNLSFVARAHQLVMEGYKIHFSEKDKENTRKFNEQDFSSDSDPQSPYDDTPAPGDTIAIAQKDMGSVVTVWSAPNYCYRCGNVASILQLGENQNQTYKIFGAASQERSGIPTKQPIADYFL; encoded by the exons ATGTCTAATACTGACTTGGATTGGCAATTACAAGAGCTTGAAAATGGAAGGGTAATTCCTGAAGCCAATG TGGTCGAGCTTTGCAAGCGTGTTCGTGATATATTGATAGAGGAATCAAATTTACAGCATATCTCTTCTCCGGTTACTATTTGCGGTGATATTCATGGTCAGCTTCACGATATGCTTGAGCTTTTCCGCATTGGTGGCTCTTGTCCAGAAACAAAATACGTATTTTTGGGCGATTTTGTCGACAGAGGTTTCTACTCCGTGGAAACCTTCCTTTTGCTATTAACACTTAAGTGCAAGTATCCAGATTCAATCACATTAATTCGCGGAAATCACGAATCCCGCCAAATCACTCAAGTATACGGTTTTTATGATGAATGTGTTCGCAAATATAGCTCTGCAAATGTTTGGCGTTATTGCTGCGAAGTGTTTGATTATCTTTCTTTAGGTGCTGTTATTGATGACAAAGTTTTGTGTGTGCATGGTGGACTTTCTCCGAGTATTACAAGCTTGGATCAG ATTCGACTCATTGATCGAAAGCAAGAGGTCCCCCATGAAGGCGCCATGTGCGATTTACTCTGGTCAGATCCAGAAGACATCAGTGGATGGGGTTTGTCGCCTCGAGGAGCTGGATTTCTATTTGGTTCTGATGTGGCAGAGGCTTTCAACCATGGCAATAATTTGTCATTTGTTGCCCGTGCCCACCAGTTGGTCATGGAAGGCTATAAAATTCACTTTTCCGAAAaggataaagaaaatacaagaaaatttAATGAACAGGACTTCAGTTCCGATTCAGATCCACAATCGCCGTATGATGATACCCCCGCGCCCGGTGATACCATTGCAATAGCACAAAAAGACATGGGTAGTGTAGTGACTGTCTGGAGTGCCCCTAACTATTGCTATCGTTGTGGAAATGTTGCTTCGATCTTGCAGCTTGGTGAAAATCAGAATCAAACATATAAGATTTTCGGAGCAGCTTCACAGGAACGAAGCGGGATTCCTACCAAGCAACCCATCGCCGATTATTTCTTATGA